The DNA window TCATAttgtacctttttttttttttttctcgtttttaaaaatgcacTTACACAGTACGTTTCAGAGCATAAAAAATTGGAAGACCACATTTAGcagtaataatttttgaagcaatttttttttttcctttttgttaatattatagCAAATGTATTGTTTTTCTCATTTATCTTTAAATTTACCGAAATGGAGAAATTAAGGGGAGGgtgatacatatatacgtaacgTAGATGTAATGtacttacatatatgcaaatgtttaacattttaaatgttCATTTTAAACTTGCCTTTTTTATATCACGTTCGtttatttaatgatataCGCATCTGAGGAGTAACACTTCACCGACATCACAAGCACAGTGTTTTAGTTAATATTCGAAAGCTCGCATGTACGCAcaatacgtatatacatatatatatatatatatatgtatacgcacatgagtatatatacatataaagtatataagTGCTGTATGCGTAATCCCACCACACCCTCCAGTACCTTTGAACAGTTATGTCCACCGTTACAATGTATACGTTTAAATTTGATTGTTAAAGGGCAGCTTAATTTTTAACCCCcccttttattaaaaaatgcatGTTACATGggttacattattttattttattttacttcattttgttttattgtgttttattttgttttgtttcgtttaatttaatttaatttaatttaattttttttttttttttttttgatttttccattttaaaatttctttatttaatctTGTACCATATTTTACccattttgctttattttaatttattcatttatgtatatatatatatatatatatatatatatatgcatagaatatataaatatacgtacgtatagtacatacatgtatgtatatatattgaatgcacatatatttttttttttttgtactttgAAAACCgaactttttaattatttttttttttttaattaatacagCAAAATTAAAGTAATTTCCAATGCAACAACTAATGACAAGCGATTTTAGCAAAATTATTCTGCGTACTGAAATGGCGCGTTGGAgcttataatatatgtacaaatgtatatacaaatgtatgtacatatgtatatataaatttaatgtatacataatatacatatattatatgagtaagtatatttatttattttgtttcccCCTTATTTAAGAAGAAGTTTATTGtccttttaaaataagaagCTATATAATTATTGGCTGTTAATAAAGCGTAATAACCGTACTTCGTTGAAATTTGGTACTATTTTGCGCGCGCTTAAgctttacatgtatatacaaaatttattcaACCAATTCTGCTACTGAGGTATATAAACTTATTAACTAATGCCTGAATAGCGTTCTCTTACGTACTTGGAAACAACCAAAGGTGCGCCATAAAATTGGtaaagtataaaattaagaGGTTCACTATTATTTCTTATCATATCATACGTGGTGTCTAACAATGGGGGAATTGCTATCCATAaggaatttatttatttgctcACATGAGAAAAGCGTTGATGAATTGAAAAAAGCAATGGAGGGGTTAATCGGTAAGGCGGAAAAGGAAAgtgagaaaaaagaaaaggaaactAATGCGCTAACAAATGAGCAAACAAATGAGCAAACAAATGAGCAAACATATGAGCAAACATATGAGCGAACAAATGAGCAAACATATGAGGCAAAAAAATACCATATGATAGAAGATTACCTGgatgcaaataaaaataacatattacaTTTTGCTATTTATGGAAATAACATGAACaatgtaaaatttattgtCGAAAATACAAACTTAATAAATagtattaacaataataagcAGAATGGTTTAATTATAAGTatactaaataaaaataatgatattagtaagtatttaattgaaaaaaatattgattatAATCAGAAAGATAAACATGATGCGAATGCATTACTATACAGTTTAATCACTCACAACTATGAGCTTTTTCATCTACTTATAGAGAAGccaaatatagatataaacaTTAACAGTTTTGATAAAGGAAATTTAATaagtatttgtatatttgaaaggaatgtaaaaatattaaaaagactcttttgtaaaaatatttcaccCGATGtgcaaaaaaatgtatatccTCATCCCcttgtttttattacatattgcaatgataatgatttattatatctttaCATAACTTATtcgttatattattatacaaaaaatgaaatattatgtcgaataaataaaataaattttgatgAAAATACAGACAAAGTAAATATTGATCTAGagaataaacatattattgGCTCTATTTTAAACgatgtaaaatataacttagcatcatttaaaaatttgctAAATATAACTGATGAAAATGGCACATCCCTTGCAGATTTATGCATGCATGGTAATAACACTTTAGGTAGGAGTATTCTTTCATACTATGGAGGTCTCGACTGATGATGTTTCTTTAAAAGTTCACGTATAACactttacaatttttatcaAGTTTAGGAAGTGATATGTAGAATTGgattttctcttttcataTATGAAGTAAGAAGTTTTTCTTGATGATAAATCTACTTAGGCATAAATTACTTGCACGTATATTTTCCTGTATGTGAaattgcatatatacacgtacaaGAGTATATGTGTGCATTTTTTCGCATTTCCAAAAGGGCTACCCTTCGTGGGGATAAGGAGGATGTTCTAATGCATATTCCTCCCTCTACAATATtgtgttaaaataaaataaaacaaaataatatcgCCTTTAGcgatttaaatatataagcgTTACACTTtgataattaaatataccaTTAATCAccattttgaattttttttccttacatgtgcatgttttttttttttttttttttttttttttaattgtttcatttctttgcaatttttattcagtcaaaaaattaagagaTAAAGATAGTAATAATCATAGTGACCTTTATAAATTCAAACGGATCggaaatttttttcagaAAAATTGTTTACATATGTTATAGGGAGAATGTGCCTATATTTCCCTGCCCTTCTGTTTTATACGAAAAGGGATGAAGGGGAAATTATAATGTGCACACCTGAGTTATGCACACGTGCTTATTAAAAGATTGtagattttctttttcatagaAAATTGCCAAAAAGCCTTCAGTGTTTTGAAGATGTAAAAACGAATCACTCTGTTAAATCGCTAATGTgctaatttattaatttgtcGCTTCACCGTTTTTCTGCTTTTTCCTTTTGCTTCTTCCCCCTTTTGCTTCTTCACCCTTTTGCTTCTTCCCCCTTTTGCTTCTTCACCCTTTTGCTTCTTCATCCTTTTGCttcttcaatattttttcacttcATCCCTTTTTAAAAGTCCGTAAAGCTGATgtgttcaaaaaaaaaaaaaaaggggaagcAAAATGGGCGTGAATATTTCACGTGTTATCTGGCTTTTCCTTCTTATGTCCCTTTTTGAGGGCTACAAAATTATCGTAAAAGGAAATTTGACAATATTTCCGTCAAACGAGTTAATAGACGGAATAATTATCCACTTatcttataaatttataaaatacagAGTACATGCACAAGGAATACATTTAAATGTCGACTTTGAAAACACACACACTGTTAAGGACTTAATCGAAAAGTACAAAAATATGAGTAACTTGCACTGTAATTTAAGTAAAGAAAATGAAGAGAAAGATATAATTGAAGGCGACATATTAAGAACAAATAACtgtgttatttttataaatataacatacaaagacaatttaaaacatatttatgattttatggaatatttacatttaaatacAAGCGCAACTGcgttaatatttatttgtgataattttttgtatgaaaatgaaatatataaccCACATGAGGATTTAAATTTAACCATTATTCATCCAagtatattaacatatttaattcCGTATGATTTAATCTCCcattatgaaaaaacaaattatgataaatatacTTTTGAGTTATATTGGGGTGTACAGAAGAAAACTGAccttgttcatattatttatcaCTTAGATtttggaaaatattttaattacactttttttatttacatgaaacattttttactagaactaaaaaattatttaacatatgAAATTCAATTtagtatacataaaaatttcacAATAGACCCTCgcttttgttttattcgAGATTCCTCCTACTGTATTAGCAAACCTGATTATGTGAACTCTAACGTTGTAAGGGAGGTGGTAGAACAACAAGTAAGaagtttatgtatttatgagTTAACTGCAGTTGAAAATGAAATCGCTAAACAACTGGATCAAGAGAATGATATACTTTCTAAAGCAGAATATTATGAACAGGTCAGAAATTTCCCAAATACAGCTGCTGGTGATGATTATAATTCTGAACATatcattaaaaagaataatattttgttaaataaaaaaagaaaaaacaaaatacaaaaaaaaacattcaGTGAAAAATACATccattatataaatgcacTATTCGATTTCggatttgaaaaaaaattttgttctaACGGATCCAACGATTTAACTAAAAAATGTTCAGACAAAATTTTGTCTCTTTTACATGTACCTGTTAAGGAAGTTGATAAAtgctttttgaaaaatttccATACTTACATGAAGAATATGATAAAAAGTAAGTTCTATGTTTATTCAATAACAATTAATGATAAAAcctataaaattaaattgaatAAAGATATCAGCATAAAGTTAATTTGCTCtgcttttaaaattatgccAAAGCGGTGTGTAGATTACCTGATGGAAGAGCCCAATTTGCCTGACCCTGCAATGAGGTGtgtcagaaaaaaaaaaaaaaaaaaaaaaaaaatatattgtgcATTAAATGCAACTGTAATATAATTGACATGCGACCCatgtaacaaaaaattaagttgtCGTCATGTAAGAATATACAGCatatttcacttttttttttatactcgTATATTGCCCAGATAAAAAACCCCTCTTAACACTGGGCTTATGTTCAACATTGATAATTTATTGAAGTATAATAATGTCCATTCGACATTTCACTTTACGGCactaataatacaaaaaacaaaaaattagtctatattttttttttaactttctTTTCTTACTGTAGAAAGCATAGTCACGAGGAATTACTTTCCTTTTACTTTCTTCTTATCGTAATTCTGGCCCACATTACGGGAACGTTCCTGAACTATTTGTAAATATGCGAGTTAATTTATAAGTGCATAAGCacgtacacacatatacatagatACTCAGTTATACTAACGTATGCAAATTTCTCTCCGCCcgaaataaataaacgaaTGCTTGAACGCGTGTGGGCGGTTTATTTATgtggattttttttttttctttttttttttctcaataCAACTACGAGTGTGAAGATgcaaataaatttacaatgCTTTGAATTGTTAATGTGTGTGTTTGCATTAATTAAGAAAGGGTCAAGcataattataacatattgTACCACATTATAGAAATGGCACatgtttttttaagaatatttcaAATGATATATGTTTGcctttttattcattaaaattatattttttttttttcgtagaGTACCTCATTACATCGATGTTtacgaaaagaaaaaatagcgtaattcaaaaattaacCATTAATATGGTGTTATAATGAACTAATCAGAGGAGcaactacaaaaaaaatgaaaaaaaagaattatccAAAACGTATTAAAAGGGTTAATAAAGTAAAGGTATCCTTTTACTATTCTAAAGTAATTTTTGATATTACATTTACTTCTAAACTTGATTTGATTGAAGTGCATGTGAGAGACAacagcaaaaaataaaaaaaaaataaaatacagaATTGTTTCCCTTTGCTATCCCAATTGAGGAGGAACAATAGAAGAACAAAGaaagttttttttgttctttttttttttttttttttttttttgagacCATACAAAGTTGAGTAGTACAAAACGAAATAcatattttggaaaaaaaaaaattttatatttgaatattttaaggtaaatatatatagaagggatcgtttaattttttttcttaagaaccaaatccttttttttttttttttttaacatgcATTCTACAAAGCTGtgtgtattattattttattctttttcgtttttcagtgcattctatatttttaaattttgtgcatatatatatacgtatatatacctgtatatgttcatttttttttataactttttaacGTTTTACattcttaataatttttaaacacataaatataataatcaaatttaataatatgagCCTCTGTTTTATATGGGTTGTCACTTTGTACATTTCGTATTATTTGTTCAGGAGAGTACTAATTCACGCGTTTACAAGTATAAAATTTGTGAGATTATGTATTAACCTTAACTTGTCAccaacttttttttcttattttatttgctttattttgctgCTTCATTCGTTTGCTTATGAAAGTGCCACTTGTGAAGGCACCTGTCAATTTTGTGTAGTCCCGTATATGTAGAAAATAAGTGGTTAGATggattgaaaattttatgaactagtaataatacatacgtatatgaaatattaaaggAACATTCTgcctatttttttgtaagtaCACTCTATGGAGGGGTCTCAGTAAAATGTATTAACGCGGACATACATacacttatacatataaatacgtataaGCGTATTATTGTGTTTTTATACCCCCTACTACATTTCTTTGacaaacattttaatattttcaaaaatacaCGCACgcttttaattttcataaaagtTCATGAAtaagcaataaaaaaaaaaaaaaaaaggatacaACGATGGTACTGTTAAACCCTTTTTGAAAacattcttattttaataactagtcatatatattagtgaGAAATGTACATTCCAGTAATGTTAATTTGTTCTCTTTTTACTGctagcaattttttttttagtacataactttgtttcattttagaCAATAAGAGATTCAATTTAAACATAGTTAGCCAGCGTCAGCTTTTTTTCTGtgtaaattttcaaaaaagaaatttgcGGAAAATTTGTTCGTGCTGAACAATTTTCGTAGTATTTACGAGGTGTATATTTGATCGATCCATAGATTTTCTTAGTAGTTATTGTGCTCATTTACCTGAGTACATATGTTAGCCTATATTcacgtatgtgtgtatgagcttatgtatgtatatgtatatatatatgctacaTATTCGCGACCTCCCTTATATACATAGATACCATTACGTATTAGCATAGATTAAGCATCCCTCAAAGTATTAATCAGTACCTCCCCATAGTGCCCACCATCACTCAGTACTGCTCACCGCCATCCAGTACAGCCTCCCATTCGAATCCTCACCCACtggaaaaaatgagaaaggaaaaaacttTAAAGGTTAGTATTGATGAGATAAAGAAATACTGTCCATTTGTTAAACAAATTCATCTGTTTTACAAGAGTAATGATAATAAGAACAATGTTGTTTTATCAGTAATGTCAAATTTATGTCCCATAGGAAAGGctataaatgaaaaacatataataatcataGACAATAAGTCCAAAATAaacttatttaaaattttaagagGGTCTAATATAGGTCTGAGGCATCTAGTGGAAACGTgtattaagaaaaatgataCAATCGATAATGTGGATAATAGCATTAtaggaaattataaaaaaagtggAAGAGGAGAAGAGAAAGGACATTCAGAATTTGCGCATAACAATGAAGGAGGAAAAGACAGTAACATACCTGCATACGAactaattatgaaaaataattttagtaaaaCATTAACAAGGTCAGATAAATCATATGAAGCATTTCAGAAAGAGTGTTCGAACGAGTTGAAGGGACTTataaataatctttttttagaCAAAAGGTATAGagtatttaatataataaataaatgcagGAAATATTATCCCAGTGtgtatattgaaaataataggTTGTTACTCCCCATTTTTTACGAATTTTATCAAAGATATGGTTACATGCCCTGTATAGGAAACGCAGCATATAAAGTGGTAGGGTCACCCGAGTGCTCCTCGATAAGGGGAAGAGACATTGGCAGTAGTTCCATCAGAAGTAGTTCCATCGGAAGTAGTTCCATCGGAAGTAGTTCCATCAGAAGTAGTTCCATCGGAAGTAGTTCCATCGGAAGTAGTGGCAGTGGTAGTAGTGGCAGTGGAAGTAGTGGCAGTGGAAGTAGTGGCAGTGGAAGTAGTGGCAGTGGAAGTAGTGGCAGTGGAAGTAGTTGCAAACCCAGTGATGGGAGCAGGGGCCACCAGGATCTATCGGAAAGGAACGAAAGGTACTTgtgcaattttttaaatgtgcATAAGGGCAGAGTTACTAATGAGAAAACAGTAGTGTGGTGTTCTAATGATTATTTGTGTTTATCGAATAATGAGAAGATAATAGATGTAGGAATAGAaactttgaaaaaaattggtAATAGTAGTGGTGGAACAAGAAATATCTCTGGTAGTCTAGTGAACCATACACACTTGGAATACATTTTGGCAAGATGGTTTAATAAGGAAAGtgctttattatttacatcgGGATATGTGGCAAATGTAGGTGCATTAGGAACATTAGGTAAACTACTAAATTTGATATATGTATCAGATGAAATGAATCATGCATCTATAATAAATGGAATTAAAGAATCAAAATGtgagaaatatatatttaaacataatGATATGGTGCATCTAGaaaaaattctaaaaaatttaagaatggaaaatgaatatgcaaatagaaaaattatgatagtTTTTGAGTCTATATATAGTATGTCTGGACATATTTCACCTATTCCACAGATAGTTCA is part of the Plasmodium malariae genome assembly, chromosome: 14 genome and encodes:
- the PmUG01_14079100 gene encoding conserved Plasmodium protein, unknown function, whose protein sequence is MSLFEGYKIIVKGNLTIFPSNELIDGIIIHLSYKFIKYRVHAQGIHLNVDFENTHTVKDLIEKYKNMSNLHCNLSKENEEKDIIEGDILRTNNCVIFINITYKDNLKHIYDFMEYLHLNTSATALIFICDNFLYENEIYNPHEDLNLTIIHPSILTYLIPYDLISHYEKTNYDKYTFELYWGVQKKTDLVHIIYHLDFGKYFNYTFFIYMKHFLLELKNYLTYEIQFSIHKNFTIDPRFCFIRDSSYCISKPDYVNSNVVREVVEQQVRSLCIYELTAVENEIAKQLDQENDILSKAEYYEQVRNFPNTAAGDDYNSEHIIKKNNILLNKKRKNKIQKKTFSEKYIHYINALFDFGFEKKFCSNGSNDLTKKCSDKILSLLHVPVKEVDKCFLKNFHTYMKNMIKSKFYVYSITINDKTYKIKLNKDISIKLICSAFKIMPKRCVDYLMEEPNLPDPAMRKHSHEELLSFYFLLIVILAHITGTFLNYLVPHYIDVYEKKK
- the PmUG01_14079000 gene encoding conserved Plasmodium protein, unknown function; protein product: MGELLSIRNLFICSHEKSVDELKKAMEGLIGKAEKESEKKEKETNALTNEQTNEQTNEQTYEQTYERTNEQTYEAKKYHMIEDYLDANKNNILHFAIYGNNMNNVKFIVENTNLINSINNNKQNGLIISILNKNNDISKYLIEKNIDYNQKDKHDANALLYSLITHNYELFHLLIEKPNIDININSFDKGNLISICIFERNVKILKRLFCKNISPDVQKNVYPHPLVFITYCNDNDLLYLYITYSLYYYTKNEILCRINKINFDENTDKVNIDLENKHIIGSILNDVKYNLASFKNLLNITDENGTSLADLCMHGNNTLGRSILSYYGGLD
- the PmUG01_14079200 gene encoding delta-aminolevulinic acid synthetase, putative; this encodes MRKEKTLKVSIDEIKKYCPFVKQIHLFYKSNDNKNNVVLSVMSNLCPIGKAINEKHIIIIDNKSKINLFKILRGSNIGLRHLVETCIKKNDTIDNVDNSIIGNYKKSGRGEEKGHSEFAHNNEGGKDSNIPAYELIMKNNFSKTLTRSDKSYEAFQKECSNELKGLINNLFLDKRYRVFNIINKCRKYYPSVYIENNRLLLPIFYEFYQRYGYMPCIGNAAYKVVGSPECSSIRGRDIGSSSIRSSSIGSSSIGSSSIRSSSIGSSSIGSSGSGSSGSGSSGSGSSGSGSSGSGSSGSGSSCKPSDGSRGHQDLSERNERYLCNFLNVHKGRVTNEKTVVWCSNDYLCLSNNEKIIDVGIETLKKIGNSSGGTRNISGSLVNHTHLEYILARWFNKESALLFTSGYVANVGALGTLGKLLNLIYVSDEMNHASIINGIKESKCEKYIFKHNDMVHLEKILKNLRMENEYANRKIMIVFESIYSMSGHISPIPQIVHLAKKYNALTYVDEVHAVGLYGRKGSGYLEELNMCDHIDIINGTLSKAIGSLGGFICANKFYIDVIRSYCSHFIFTTSLTPVNINTSAEAIHIIQNDRNLRNKFRQVVKKTKEKLIERGIHIIDNKSHIVVSLINSAEKCKQICDDLLSEYNIYIQPINYPTVPKGSERIRITPSPYHTDEHISKLSDSLYTLFKRHEVNMFDMKIKLNEVKL